One part of the Bacteroidia bacterium genome encodes these proteins:
- a CDS encoding AAA family ATPase — protein sequence MSEKKKINFDLLNQSILDEEEKALSEYPFMRLAALLISFGLKDFHRMYGQVMGDKLSEEDREILLEYSVFHGQADLYSLKDYERKEILRDMEEEDQIKVHLMKMKGIEKGESQIFYEKVLAEKTLDLTPLTSKELVLALRFVDWFSKTSYDLPDKEAINALIKRDSLLRPFSTLTENFQGRTKELDQIRTYVSKTGQTDPLLISGIGGIGKSTLLAKFILDFVEEDKANKVPFIYLDFDRPGLSISEPLQLVSEGLRQLKVQFPELSELFTDMRHDIQTYLRSDRQSKYVDIEQMSKSNVGSRNLIYDSITSQYLDRFRYDLEKISRPVLWILDSFEEAQYRATITDLNNLFEFLREVSGVISSFRPIIIGRSDMVSAYGNFERMVLTSFDKASTMAYLEALEINNRDLVEEIADRIGGNPLTIQLAAQVVKQEAKAQGKSIAKLNGKELFDKIDEGRIQEHLVRRNLDHIHNDRVRQLAVPGLLVRKISSDVIQHVLAEPCGLGKIDAADAWQLYQDLQQESFLITESHGSLSFRQDLRIALYDLIIQDKEVKSQEIHENAIAFYQDKTAPQDQAEYLYHRLKRGDDPAIIEELYSDKIRPFIENSLTELPLNAYILLANKLNITVDDEVLKNASAASLEPYLINLVEEVFKEGHGDSLEEIERIFQRYPKRLDPSSLWYYEAKSALRLEKLDVYKDRIGRIMGAGVYGTKEALLEAQFYECEGKYEFSENVLDRSRKYESTGLKDRIALNIQSYICRARTNPKSGNNFLIPLDISDSEEEQGIPRNFIPRPYRAIDFDKNQRELQSQKLSSKDLEEFLYQIHQMLLPDTQYRRILEALEQRLTSVKEIEELLFSRFSLTLVDISEAGSLKQNLHDLAKFLEQRDVSEYADLVGEGMEKVAESSYEEQLAMQDQINYIREMIAEGDLHGAFDSTRELLEKTDQIRFDTDLVLLWNRYQRTQSQSKKGVIDEKAQIRAINRYSEALLDFLDRVESGLNPEA from the coding sequence ATGTCTGAAAAGAAAAAAATAAACTTCGATCTGCTCAACCAGTCAATTCTGGATGAGGAAGAAAAGGCATTGAGCGAATATCCCTTCATGCGACTGGCGGCACTTTTGATCTCTTTTGGCTTAAAGGATTTCCACCGTATGTATGGACAAGTCATGGGAGATAAACTGAGTGAGGAGGATCGGGAAATACTACTGGAATATAGCGTCTTTCACGGCCAAGCAGATCTTTATAGCCTAAAGGATTATGAACGCAAAGAAATCCTGAGGGATATGGAGGAGGAAGATCAGATAAAAGTTCATTTGATGAAGATGAAAGGGATTGAGAAAGGGGAATCGCAGATTTTCTATGAGAAGGTATTAGCTGAAAAAACACTTGATCTGACTCCCTTGACTTCAAAAGAACTGGTATTGGCTCTTCGTTTTGTGGATTGGTTTTCCAAAACTTCCTATGATTTACCAGATAAAGAAGCAATTAATGCCCTCATCAAAAGAGACAGTCTCCTACGTCCTTTTAGCACGCTGACCGAAAATTTTCAAGGCCGAACAAAAGAACTGGATCAAATCAGAACATACGTAAGCAAGACTGGCCAGACAGATCCTCTATTGATCTCCGGCATAGGTGGTATTGGGAAATCGACTCTGCTAGCCAAATTTATCCTGGATTTTGTGGAAGAGGATAAGGCTAATAAAGTTCCTTTTATTTACCTCGACTTTGACAGACCGGGACTGTCCATTTCAGAACCTCTGCAACTGGTTTCGGAAGGCTTACGCCAGTTGAAAGTCCAGTTCCCAGAATTGTCAGAGCTCTTCACAGATATGCGGCATGATATCCAGACCTATTTGAGAAGCGATCGACAGAGCAAATACGTGGACATTGAGCAGATGTCCAAGTCCAATGTAGGTTCGCGCAATCTCATTTACGACTCCATCACCAGTCAATATCTGGATAGATTCCGATATGATCTTGAGAAGATTTCACGGCCCGTACTTTGGATCCTCGATTCATTTGAAGAAGCTCAGTACAGAGCCACCATTACGGACCTCAATAATCTCTTTGAATTTCTTCGGGAAGTAAGCGGGGTCATTTCTTCTTTTCGCCCTATAATCATTGGCCGATCGGATATGGTTAGCGCTTATGGGAATTTCGAACGTATGGTTCTTACCTCCTTCGACAAGGCCTCTACGATGGCCTATCTGGAAGCATTAGAAATAAATAATCGGGACCTGGTAGAGGAAATAGCCGATCGCATCGGAGGCAATCCCCTGACAATACAGCTGGCTGCTCAGGTAGTAAAGCAAGAAGCCAAGGCACAAGGTAAATCCATCGCTAAATTGAATGGAAAGGAACTATTCGACAAAATAGACGAAGGTAGAATACAGGAACATTTGGTCCGGAGAAACCTCGACCATATCCATAATGATCGAGTACGACAATTGGCTGTTCCGGGATTATTGGTGAGAAAAATATCTTCGGATGTCATACAACATGTCCTGGCAGAACCTTGTGGCTTAGGAAAAATTGATGCAGCCGATGCTTGGCAACTTTATCAGGACCTCCAACAGGAATCTTTCCTCATTACCGAATCGCATGGCAGTCTGAGTTTCCGGCAGGACTTGCGAATCGCACTCTATGATCTGATCATTCAGGATAAGGAAGTCAAATCTCAGGAAATTCATGAGAATGCCATCGCATTTTATCAGGATAAAACTGCTCCGCAAGATCAAGCAGAGTATCTGTACCATCGACTAAAAAGAGGGGATGATCCGGCTATAATCGAGGAACTTTATTCAGATAAAATCAGACCTTTCATCGAAAACTCTCTGACTGAATTACCCCTAAATGCCTATATTCTATTGGCAAATAAATTGAATATTACGGTTGATGATGAGGTCTTGAAAAATGCATCTGCGGCTTCATTAGAACCCTATCTCATAAATCTGGTTGAAGAGGTATTCAAAGAGGGGCATGGAGATTCACTAGAGGAAATCGAACGGATATTCCAGCGTTATCCCAAGCGCCTGGATCCTAGTTCCCTTTGGTATTATGAGGCAAAGAGTGCCTTGAGACTTGAAAAGCTTGATGTATATAAGGACCGAATAGGAAGAATTATGGGGGCAGGTGTCTATGGGACCAAAGAAGCTTTATTGGAAGCCCAATTCTATGAGTGTGAAGGGAAGTATGAATTTTCCGAGAATGTACTGGATCGGTCCAGAAAATATGAATCGACCGGTCTTAAGGATCGGATTGCACTCAATATCCAATCTTATATTTGCCGGGCGAGAACCAATCCTAAATCTGGCAATAATTTTTTAATTCCATTAGATATAAGCGACTCAGAAGAAGAGCAGGGAATTCCCCGGAATTTTATCCCCAGGCCTTACAGGGCGATTGATTTTGATAAAAACCAACGGGAGCTCCAATCCCAAAAATTGTCCAGCAAAGACTTAGAAGAATTTCTGTATCAGATCCACCAGATGCTTCTGCCAGATACCCAATACAGGAGAATTCTGGAAGCATTAGAGCAAAGACTCACCTCTGTCAAGGAAATAGAAGAACTTTTATTCAGCCGTTTTTCTCTTACCCTGGTTGACATTTCAGAGGCAGGTAGTCTAAAGCAGAATCTTCATGACCTTGCCAAATTTCTGGAACAAAGGGACGTATCTGAATATGCGGATTTAGTGGGTGAAGGAATGGAAAAGGTAGCCGAAAGCTCCTATGAAGAACAGCTGGCAATGCAAGATCAGATTAACTACATCCGAGAAATGATTGCTGAGGGGGATTTGCATGGAGCCTTTGACAGTACGCGAGAACTTCTGGAGAAAACCGATCAGATTCGTTTTGATACCGATCTTGTTCTCCTTTGGAACCGCTACCAACGCACCCAAAGCCAATCCAAGAAAGGCGTGATAGATGAAAAGGCTCAAATCAGGGCAATCAATCGCTATTCGGAAGCTCTATTAGATTTTCTGGATAGAGTGGAGAGTGGGTTGAATCCGGAGGCGTGA
- a CDS encoding trypsin-like peptidase domain-containing protein: protein MRQLTGPEIGILRTALEAHYDIMTIRPFTEIRIDKGFLNFVSPLSPFNVQLFEFIKAANQRGWQGELINAFLAEHPEHEEVLKLAFSLGIGSGMYQEKEEHAVADLNALEEMVNDNPFLDLAVMLKELGRIERCVCRIEVEKEIGRSWGTGFLVGPDLILTNYHVLQSFIEEPAKVKSVNCVFDYKVLPDGSTIHQGTEVHPAGSDPILAFSPYGQLDVSGSDNLQVNWPEDELDYALMKLERPIGNEPFGPQAGGTPMSPAKRGWIPVPSNDPALPQGGHVIIVQHPKGSPQKIAFGFSKSEGTDQNKMRLRYKVNTKGGSSGSPCFNEKYEWVALHNMGDPSWNPVYNQGIVAQKIIADLKTKNIDLSSS from the coding sequence GTGAGACAATTAACCGGCCCTGAGATAGGCATACTACGGACTGCCCTTGAAGCGCATTATGATATCATGACGATTCGACCTTTTACTGAGATTCGAATTGACAAGGGATTTCTAAATTTCGTTTCTCCTCTTTCCCCCTTCAATGTTCAGCTTTTTGAGTTTATCAAGGCAGCCAATCAACGAGGATGGCAGGGAGAATTGATCAATGCTTTCCTGGCTGAGCATCCCGAACATGAAGAAGTACTAAAGCTTGCTTTTAGTCTGGGGATCGGAAGTGGGATGTATCAGGAGAAAGAAGAGCATGCGGTGGCTGACCTCAATGCCCTGGAGGAGATGGTCAACGATAATCCTTTTCTGGATTTGGCTGTCATGCTAAAGGAATTGGGACGAATAGAACGCTGTGTATGTCGGATTGAAGTAGAAAAGGAAATCGGCCGATCCTGGGGTACGGGTTTTTTGGTAGGGCCCGATCTTATCCTGACCAATTATCATGTCCTACAATCCTTCATTGAAGAACCTGCCAAAGTAAAAAGTGTCAATTGTGTTTTTGATTATAAAGTGCTGCCTGATGGCTCCACGATTCATCAGGGAACAGAAGTACATCCAGCTGGCAGTGATCCTATTTTAGCCTTCAGTCCGTATGGGCAACTGGATGTGAGCGGTTCGGATAATTTACAGGTGAACTGGCCGGAGGATGAACTGGACTATGCTCTGATGAAATTGGAAAGACCTATTGGCAATGAGCCTTTTGGACCTCAGGCCGGAGGTACGCCTATGAGTCCTGCAAAAAGAGGGTGGATTCCCGTTCCTTCTAATGATCCGGCTCTGCCTCAAGGTGGGCATGTCATCATTGTACAGCATCCTAAAGGGAGTCCACAAAAGATCGCCTTTGGATTCAGCAAAAGTGAAGGAACTGATCAGAATAAAATGAGATTGAGATATAAAGTAAATACCAAGGGAGGTTCATCTGGTTCTCCTTGTTTCAATGAAAAATACGAATGGGTAGCCTTGCACAATATGGGTGATCCCAGTTGGAACCCCGTGTATAACCAGGGCATAGTTGCCCAGAAGATCATAGCAGACCTGAAAACAAAAAATATTGACCTAAGCTCCTCCTGA
- a CDS encoding SDR family NAD(P)-dependent oxidoreductase has translation MKLNNQRILITGGSSGIGLELASRLIEKGNKVIICGRSVEKLKAANVKIPDLQYFACDISQKEDCKKLRDWIKLYHPDLNILINNAAIVHMANFYEEENILEMADKEFAINFFGPIHLIKLLLPVLEKNPDPAIINETTGLVYTPRVDYPFYNSTKSALHAFTQVLREHLKDHPTKVYEVLFPAVDTPWHKGNPPKIAISVEKAVEEMIKGLEKDKAEVKIAGVKLLYMLSRLAPAFAFKKINSL, from the coding sequence ATGAAGCTCAATAATCAAAGAATACTGATCACAGGCGGAAGTTCCGGAATAGGGCTCGAACTGGCAAGCCGTTTAATTGAAAAAGGAAATAAGGTCATTATATGCGGTCGGTCAGTAGAAAAATTGAAAGCGGCAAACGTAAAAATTCCTGATTTACAGTATTTCGCCTGCGACATTTCTCAAAAAGAAGACTGTAAAAAGCTCCGCGACTGGATAAAACTCTATCACCCGGACCTCAATATCCTCATCAACAATGCAGCCATCGTCCATATGGCAAATTTCTATGAAGAGGAAAACATACTCGAAATGGCCGATAAAGAATTTGCGATAAATTTCTTTGGTCCCATTCACCTAATCAAACTTTTGCTTCCCGTTCTTGAGAAAAATCCTGATCCTGCCATCATCAATGAAACGACTGGCCTCGTTTATACTCCCCGGGTCGATTATCCCTTTTACAATTCAACCAAATCGGCCTTGCATGCCTTTACCCAGGTCCTTCGCGAACATCTGAAAGATCACCCTACCAAAGTTTATGAAGTCCTCTTCCCCGCAGTAGATACCCCCTGGCATAAAGGAAATCCTCCCAAAATTGCAATTTCGGTAGAGAAAGCGGTTGAAGAAATGATCAAGGGCCTCGAAAAAGATAAAGCCGAAGTTAAGATCGCGGGTGTGAAGCTTTTGTACATGCTTTCTCGCCTGGCACCAGCTTTTGCCTTTAAAAAGATCAATAGTTTGTAG
- a CDS encoding Crp/Fnr family transcriptional regulator gives MDAFSQILRSAAPLPDQEIEKFLDMRVRQELAVGEYFIRAGEIPRKIAFIQSGLFRYVYINAEGKEFTKSLFTEHSILSSYSSMIQKIPSYFYIEALESSEILSFDFEGWQGLQKGHPAWTQFLLALVQKGFMVKEKRERELLLLDAEQRYRIFLQEFPDMDKRIKQSIIASYLGISPESLSRIRKNMNGI, from the coding sequence ATGGATGCTTTCAGCCAAATATTAAGATCTGCAGCTCCCCTACCCGATCAGGAAATCGAAAAATTTCTGGATATGAGAGTCCGGCAAGAATTAGCTGTGGGGGAATATTTCATCAGAGCCGGAGAGATTCCCAGAAAAATTGCCTTCATCCAATCCGGCCTATTTCGCTATGTCTATATCAATGCAGAGGGGAAAGAATTTACCAAAAGCCTCTTCACCGAACATAGCATCCTGAGTTCCTATTCCTCCATGATCCAGAAAATCCCTTCCTATTTTTACATAGAAGCCCTGGAATCATCTGAGATCCTAAGTTTCGATTTTGAAGGATGGCAAGGACTACAAAAGGGCCACCCGGCATGGACGCAGTTTCTATTGGCCCTGGTGCAAAAAGGCTTTATGGTCAAAGAAAAACGGGAACGCGAACTCCTACTTCTCGATGCTGAGCAACGCTACCGTATCTTCCTCCAGGAATTCCCAGACATGGACAAACGCATCAAACAAAGCATCATCGCCTCCTACCTCGGCATTTCTCCCGAATCTCTTAGTCGGATCAGGAAAAACATGAACGGGATTTAA
- a CDS encoding glycosyltransferase — protein sequence MQVQDLRWAFFSYGNNLGDFTRALETAKGMQASGAQLKFFNHGGIHNHMISKAGLEEENLFPELSWEQHQIIMDINRYKAKIGTPLPVSTEQWIQMAEADLKAFAEYQPNGVYAGLNLSCMISVPYAKLPMVTQVPTVNCPAFIQRGMYDMPNTMERNFFMRHILPDFIKRQIMRKVLMGDSAKASLTTFNEARKHFGLKPIYNITELVRGDITLLPDMPEMSGLDERHLTDGYFYTGPIFSRMDLPIPSKVREVYSRPGTNIFCSLGSSGYPESLKSIIASLKKDPDLNIVCATTTILKPEDLGPNNERFFASKFLPAHLVNEMADIAVTHGGQGTIQTAVWAGTPVVGIGFQAEQQANINGIAKQGMAIRIPIFSLTEKRLLKALSKLKESSYQKAAKRMQEKLRAIDGVKKSVDLMNNFLLQKL from the coding sequence ATGCAAGTTCAAGACCTACGCTGGGCGTTTTTCTCATATGGAAATAATTTGGGAGATTTTACCCGGGCACTCGAAACGGCTAAAGGTATGCAAGCCAGTGGTGCCCAACTCAAATTCTTCAATCACGGAGGCATACACAATCACATGATCTCCAAAGCTGGTCTGGAAGAGGAAAACCTATTTCCTGAATTGAGCTGGGAACAGCATCAGATCATCATGGATATCAATCGATATAAAGCTAAAATTGGCACCCCTCTTCCCGTAAGTACAGAGCAGTGGATTCAGATGGCAGAGGCCGACCTCAAAGCTTTTGCAGAATACCAGCCGAATGGTGTTTATGCAGGATTGAATTTGAGCTGTATGATTTCTGTTCCCTATGCAAAATTGCCTATGGTTACCCAGGTGCCAACCGTAAACTGCCCGGCTTTTATCCAAAGAGGCATGTACGATATGCCCAATACGATGGAGCGAAATTTTTTCATGCGGCACATACTTCCTGATTTCATCAAACGCCAGATCATGCGCAAAGTATTGATGGGAGATTCTGCAAAAGCTTCTTTAACGACTTTTAACGAAGCGAGAAAACACTTTGGACTCAAACCTATATATAATATTACAGAACTTGTCCGAGGAGATATTACCTTATTGCCTGATATGCCTGAGATGAGTGGATTGGACGAAAGGCATCTTACAGATGGATATTTTTATACCGGGCCCATTTTTTCGCGTATGGATCTCCCGATTCCTTCGAAAGTAAGAGAAGTTTATAGCAGACCTGGCACCAATATTTTTTGTTCTCTCGGGAGTTCGGGTTATCCGGAAAGCTTGAAATCGATCATCGCAAGTTTGAAAAAAGATCCTGATCTGAATATTGTTTGTGCAACTACAACTATCCTTAAACCGGAGGATTTAGGTCCCAATAACGAGCGATTCTTTGCCAGCAAATTTCTCCCGGCCCATCTTGTAAATGAAATGGCTGACATAGCCGTTACCCATGGAGGACAAGGCACGATTCAAACTGCCGTCTGGGCGGGTACTCCTGTGGTAGGAATTGGATTTCAAGCGGAACAACAAGCCAACATCAATGGCATTGCCAAACAAGGCATGGCTATTCGAATTCCGATATTTTCCCTGACTGAAAAAAGGCTTCTAAAAGCCCTTAGCAAACTCAAGGAAAGTTCTTATCAAAAAGCGGCAAAACGCATGCAAGAGAAACTCAGGGCTATAGATGGGGTAAAAAAATCGGTAGATTTAATGAACAACTTCCTTTTACAAAAACTTTAG
- a CDS encoding sulfatase-like hydrolase/transferase, translating to MKKPAIYLLLAILLYACGDKPSEKQISQKAEKPNIIFLMVDDLGKEWLSCYGADNIETPQIDALAKSGMLFHNAWSMPQCTPSRLSLLTGQYPFRHGWVNHWDVPRWGAAAHYDESVNPSLVKDLKQAGYKTCIAGKWQIDDFRVEPDALSRNGFDEWCMWTGYETGVPASAERYQEPYLFTSEGSKTYEGKFGPDVFRDFIIDFIEQNKDSSFFVYFPMVLTHTPLVNTPDEVADTKLGKHKAMVRYTDKITGQLVKALEKAGVRENTLFVWTTDNGSTRGITGSIKGREIPGGKMRMLESGINSPFIASWPKVIPAGSESDALIDFSDVFPTFLELAGAESCDPKSKDCKLQGYDIDGRSFKGVFTEGENYKGRDWILAMGGGNNARRTEKGIENQYVFRDRVVRDKRYKLYIGLDRKVEKFIDLWADPDEQVNLIDSLNTAQRRRSFEKLAALLPNFPPQDQDPKYKPNPPQEWDVEITAKSQEWKQ from the coding sequence ATGAAAAAACCAGCTATATACCTACTACTAGCGATACTGCTATACGCTTGCGGAGATAAACCGAGCGAAAAGCAAATTTCCCAAAAAGCAGAAAAGCCCAATATCATATTCCTTATGGTAGACGATTTGGGAAAAGAATGGCTAAGCTGCTATGGGGCGGATAATATAGAAACCCCTCAGATTGATGCACTGGCCAAAAGTGGAATGCTCTTCCACAATGCCTGGTCTATGCCACAATGTACTCCCAGTCGCCTAAGCCTCTTGACGGGGCAATATCCATTTCGGCATGGCTGGGTAAACCATTGGGATGTACCAAGATGGGGAGCAGCTGCCCATTATGATGAAAGTGTCAACCCTTCTTTGGTCAAAGATTTAAAACAAGCGGGCTATAAAACCTGCATAGCGGGAAAATGGCAGATTGATGATTTTCGAGTTGAGCCAGATGCTTTGAGTAGAAATGGCTTCGACGAATGGTGTATGTGGACGGGCTATGAAACAGGAGTTCCCGCCAGTGCCGAACGTTATCAGGAGCCCTATCTTTTCACATCTGAAGGTAGCAAAACCTATGAAGGCAAATTCGGTCCGGATGTTTTTCGGGATTTCATTATAGACTTTATCGAGCAAAATAAAGACAGCAGCTTTTTTGTCTATTTCCCTATGGTTCTCACGCATACCCCTCTGGTTAACACTCCCGATGAGGTTGCAGATACGAAACTGGGAAAGCACAAGGCAATGGTTCGATATACGGATAAAATCACCGGTCAATTAGTGAAGGCTTTGGAAAAAGCTGGAGTTAGAGAAAACACCCTTTTTGTCTGGACCACAGACAATGGCAGCACCCGTGGAATCACAGGAAGTATAAAGGGCAGAGAAATTCCCGGAGGAAAAATGCGGATGTTAGAGTCAGGTATCAATTCCCCCTTTATAGCTAGCTGGCCGAAAGTAATTCCAGCGGGAAGTGAATCTGATGCATTGATTGATTTTTCAGATGTCTTTCCGACTTTTCTTGAGCTCGCAGGAGCTGAGAGTTGTGATCCCAAATCTAAGGATTGTAAGCTGCAAGGATACGATATCGATGGCCGCTCTTTCAAAGGAGTATTCACAGAAGGAGAAAATTACAAAGGCCGGGATTGGATACTTGCGATGGGTGGCGGAAACAATGCCCGAAGGACAGAAAAGGGAATAGAAAATCAATACGTTTTTCGGGACAGGGTCGTACGGGATAAACGCTATAAATTATACATAGGTCTGGACAGGAAAGTCGAAAAGTTCATAGACCTTTGGGCCGATCCCGATGAGCAAGTCAATTTGATTGATAGCCTGAATACAGCACAAAGAAGACGAAGCTTTGAGAAACTCGCTGCTTTACTCCCAAACTTTCCTCCACAAGATCAGGATCCCAAATACAAACCCAATCCCCCACAGGAATGGGATGTGGAGATTACAGCAAAGAGCCAGGAATGGAAACAGTAA
- a CDS encoding DinB family protein — protein MTKPAQLIKEVENARNSFIQSCKNLSPQQYQFKSAAEKWSILEVAEHIVWAERAGVVGMWKVLEERKHGANYWSGDNPNEGLSIEEVVEKTWKPKEEVPDVARPRWGGALAFWLSSLESCSHTLEKLGKALEGEQAEKLIYPHPISGPLNIIQRLEFLAFHLNRHQKQIEDIKSAIHFPSS, from the coding sequence ATGACAAAGCCAGCCCAACTAATAAAAGAAGTAGAAAACGCAAGGAACTCATTTATCCAAAGCTGCAAAAACCTCAGCCCTCAGCAATACCAATTCAAGTCAGCAGCCGAAAAATGGTCTATCCTTGAAGTAGCAGAGCATATCGTTTGGGCAGAAAGAGCAGGAGTCGTAGGCATGTGGAAAGTTTTGGAAGAAAGAAAACATGGAGCGAACTATTGGTCAGGAGACAATCCGAATGAAGGCCTATCCATAGAAGAAGTGGTAGAAAAGACCTGGAAACCCAAAGAGGAGGTTCCGGATGTAGCTCGTCCCAGATGGGGAGGGGCTTTGGCTTTTTGGTTGAGTTCTCTGGAATCCTGTAGCCATACCTTAGAGAAACTCGGGAAAGCACTAGAGGGTGAGCAGGCAGAAAAACTCATTTATCCTCATCCTATTTCGGGTCCCTTAAACATAATCCAAAGACTGGAATTCCTAGCTTTCCACCTCAATCGACATCAAAAACAAATCGAAGACATAAAATCAGCTATACATTTCCCTTCCTCATGA
- a CDS encoding collagenase — protein sequence MLKSLKKLLISLGSLLSVSVLFWIIILMNPGLSYAHQTEVGNVTVFHDQQLPEGSEALIQNAYKLLKNAELFQEAIQLQLCFNDGSNFPNRFPLKGGIAYSYWNKAIIYRSRPEFQQNRAFFSWDENAGESRSWDLTELLAHEFVHVLQSYHNRLGPIQYPAWKIEGYAEYIARSKRSELLNIRENINILKQSRDKPAKGLPWIRFEDKTGVPQSYFQYRLLIQFLMEGEGMTYKEILNTTESREEIEKRMLNL from the coding sequence ATGCTAAAAAGCCTAAAAAAACTCCTCATCAGCCTGGGTTCATTATTGAGTGTGAGTGTCCTTTTTTGGATAATCATTCTGATGAATCCAGGCCTTTCGTATGCCCATCAAACAGAAGTGGGAAACGTCACGGTTTTCCATGATCAGCAATTGCCAGAAGGAAGTGAAGCCCTGATACAAAATGCCTATAAGCTGCTGAAAAACGCTGAGTTGTTTCAGGAAGCAATCCAGCTCCAATTGTGCTTCAATGATGGCTCCAACTTTCCTAACAGATTCCCGCTCAAAGGTGGAATAGCCTATAGCTATTGGAACAAAGCCATCATCTATCGCTCTAGACCAGAATTTCAGCAGAATCGGGCCTTCTTTAGTTGGGATGAAAATGCGGGCGAAAGTCGGTCCTGGGACTTGACAGAATTATTGGCCCATGAATTTGTGCATGTCCTACAATCCTATCACAATCGCCTTGGCCCTATCCAATACCCTGCCTGGAAGATAGAAGGCTATGCAGAATATATTGCCCGATCTAAAAGAAGCGAACTTTTAAACATCAGGGAAAACATAAATATCTTAAAACAATCCCGGGATAAGCCAGCTAAAGGCTTGCCCTGGATTAGATTTGAAGACAAGACTGGAGTGCCGCAATCCTATTTCCAATATAGGCTCCTTATCCAGTTTCTCATGGAAGGAGAAGGCATGACCTATAAAGAAATTCTAAACACGACAGAAAGCAGAGAAGAAATAGAAAAGCGAATGCTGAATCTTTAA